The window gttatataaatattttcatgggacATCATTTTTGTTATTGCTTTAACTTTATTGCAATATTGGGAACCCTTTTGTACACGTTCTATTTGTTTTGGATGTCAAATCTTGAACCACCATGCACTAAATTAATTCACATtcctaaaaaaaaatcacattatATGTGTCACAATTGCCAGCATATTTGGTGCCCTTGACGTGGTCGACAGCTGGAATAACTTTGATTTTAATTCtagtatgaatttttttttacaatacatcattattaaaaataaaaataaaaaaatttaagtttctaGAACAACAATCCATTTGTTCGAAGATTAATAAGCGACATTACCAATCGTACACAATTATACTGTTCTGGATGATGTCTGATTATTAGAGTCCATGGAATTTTTATGTGCCAAGGAGATTTACTTGCTATGCAGGTGGAATCAAATGACTTGATGTGTCAAGCTCAGGTATTTCTTTACGACAATGGGGACAGTCATGCCACCAACTGCCATTAACTACAATAAATCTCTCTCTAAAGAGTTGCTATTCAACCACAGTCCTGCAAAGGTACAATCCTTAAGCCGCATGATGGACTCAACAAATACGATTCAGGAATCTTGACATATGCATCATGTTACATGTAAATCAACTCTTCTCGTTATTCTTCATTTTCCTTTCCAGGACGTTGCATTGGCCTCTGTCTCAATGAGGCCAATCCCCTTTTCCCCGGTACTGGAAAAACTCACTCTTTCTGAAATGAAACATGGATCTGTAAGAAGATTTTATATTGAAACGATCCAAGACAATGCAGTGCCATCTTCTGTGCAACGACACATGATCGCTGACAGCACACCTGAGCAAGAAGTATTCAGTCTTAAAGGTGCTGATCACTCCCCTTTTTTCTCAAAGCCCCAAGCTTTGCATAAGCTTTTGGTGGAAATATCCAAAATCCAATAAACTTGTATCTGCCAAATTATCGGAGTCCTTCTCAAATGCGTCCGCATCTTTTATTAGAAATCTTGCAGAGGAATTGATATGCATTTATGGTTGACACAGAGATGCGTGTGTCATTCTTCTTTCTTATGCTTTGAATTACAATaagatgaaaatgatgaaattcaaataattttgtatctgtcgtgaaaaagtaaaaatttacggtaaaaagtaaaaatctcaaactcttaaaattatcacactacacactttataatatttttctctcaactcaattgtgattttcttcacaaatgagagatctatttatagaaaatttttacaaataatccaaaaataaaatacatcattacctacatcatcacacactaattttcaatattcaacacctaattttacctaattttcaacattcaaatttcacattttcaacacaaatatttaacacatttttaaataatttttcaacactcccccttgtgatgatgatcataatgattgtatacattacgtgtttttatactgcctcgttaaaaaccttactaggaaaaacccattgggataaaaaccatagtaagggaaaaagagtgcagtcacgtaaactccccctcatgttgacacgaacaattcttcacaaatttcgtagattgcgcatcccaatattatatatgtgctttctgaatattgtcgtaggaagtgcctttgtgaagagatctgatgagttttcacttgattgaatgtgacgaacatcaatacatttattcttctcaagctccttggtgaatgcgaagaacttaggaggaatatgtttagttctgtcgctttttatgtatccttctttcatttgagcaacacatgcagcattatcttcatatagtatcacaggcttctcgtcgaatgataatccgcatgagatttggatatgttgagtcattgattttaaccacacacattcacggcttgcttcatgtagtgcaataatctcggcatgatttgatgaagttgttacaagtgtttgtttctgtgaacgccaagaaattgcagtgcctccacgagtaaatacatatccagtttgagaacgtgctttgtgtggatcagataagtatccagcatcggcataaccaattatacttggattagcatcttttgaatacaaaagtcccaagtctgtcgttcctcgtagataacggaatatatgtttaattccgttccaatgtctctttgttggatatgtgctaaatcttgccaataaatttacggcaaaagatatatcaggccttgtacaatttgtaagatacataagggcaccgatagcacttagatatggtacttctggaccaagaatatcttcatcatcttcacatggacggaatggatccttttctatgtttaatgatctaacaaccattggagtacttaaaggatttgatttgtccatattaaaacgtttaaggatcttttctgtataatttgtctggtgaacaaatattccacattctttttgttcaatttgtaaacccagacaatacttggtttttccaagatccttcatt of the Primulina huaijiensis isolate GDHJ02 chromosome 1, ASM1229523v2, whole genome shotgun sequence genome contains:
- the LOC140982060 gene encoding putative methylesterase 11, chloroplastic, with translation MGTVMPPTAINYNKSLSKELLFNHSPAKDVALASVSMRPIPFSPVLEKLTLSEMKHGSVRRFYIETIQDNAVPSSVQRHMIADSTPEQEVFSLKGADHSPFFSKPQALHKLLVEISKIQ